Within Desulfobacter sp., the genomic segment ATCTCTGCGCGTTTCCAATTTGACAATTTTCTCAGCAAATCCACGAAGCCGATTCAGTTCGGCCTGTTTTTCGACACGTTCCTTTTCAGTCTTATCAATCTCCTTGTCGTCGTCTTCGAGCTGTTTGACCTGTTTCTCAAGATGCTTATGCGGGGTTATGCCCTCATCAAAATTTTGAAGCAGTGATTTCCACCAATTAATGGTTGCCGCTTTTTCATTGACAATTTGAACAGCTATCAGCGGGTTGTTTTCTTGGTTACGAGAACAGCAAATGTTTATCAGTGCCGATAATTTGTTCAATAATGTTGCAATATCATCCAGCAGGGTCTTCACCGCTTCCTGTAATTGACCCAGATGTTCTAATTTTTTTAATTCAGTTTCAGCATGAACGAAAGGATTTCTTTTCACTTGGGTAAGCGGTGTCTGGCAGGCCGGACATTGGTCTGTACTGCTTTCCTGGACCCTTGCTACAGCCTCGTAAAGCTGTTTGAATGAAACCTCCTGGCTGGCCTTTGACAGCTCATCCTGTTTTGCTTCAAGTTCGTTGACATTGGTTTCGATTGACTGCGTTAACTCTTCAAGGTTGGCGGCAGTTACATTATTTTTTTGCGGGAGCTGTTTTTGCAGTTCCTCCTCAAGTTGCTTGGTCAGACCAGCCTTATCTTCGGTTCCATTGAGCTCTGCGACCATGTCCGAGAATGCGCAGTCTTCCCGATATTCTCGTGCCAGTTCCTTCTCTTCTTTTTCAATATTTTGGATTTCTTCAGGAATAGTGGCCTTCAGTTGCTGTTGATAGCCAGCAAGTACTTCCCGCTTTTTCGCCAGTTCTTTGGCTTTAACACCTTCAAGATCGATATATCTGGCGTCCATCGTATCCGTAAAGTTTCGGACAAACTCGGTGAAGGCATCAAGGCCAAACAAGGTGGAGATCAACTCGGTTTGTTTGGCCGGAGCCTGGGCGGCAATACGGGAGAAACTATCAATGCGGTTTTTCTCTATAAAACAAAAGCGGTATAGAGCCTCGTTTGCCGAAATTGCGATGTCCTTCCCGTGACTGTCGAGTCCTACAAGAGCTGGCGGTTTAAAGCTGCTTGTGTGGGCATTTTTTAAATAGTCATGCTGATTGCGGAATCTTTTATTTTCAGCTTCAGCTACATTGCCCAACAGGCCAAATTCCAATGCTTCACAAAAACTGGACTTGCCCGTTCCATTAGGCCCATAAATCAGTACCAGCTGACTTGCTAAGTCAAAATCCTCCTGTTTGGCAAACCCACGGAATGGACCAACCGAAATGCTTTTCAGTTGCATAAAAGGACAGGTCTGGGTTGTCGTCTGCTGTGGGGTGGATTGTATATCAGCGTTGATTGTTCCCCAGTTAGCTTTGGCAAGTGACGCGACCTTTTTAATGCGTTGCCCTTGTGAGGTGGATAACGGAATTAATGTATCCAAATGATTCAGCACAAGGTTGGCTATTTTACGCACCTCAGCGGAAACGCCTTCTCCTGTGAGTGTTTTCAAAAAGCGAAGATATTCGGACCGAATCATCAGCTATCCCCTCCCTTTAGATTAAACGTACTTCCCTGAAAAATCTTCAAATGCGTTGGTGACGGTGAATTCAACCTCTTTACCCAGAGCCTTGAAATGCTCCTTCCCGCATGCGATCTTGGCTTTTTCAGTTGGGCGTAGCGCATCGGTGAATAAGGTGCTTTTGGTTTCAACAACAAAGTAGAGCTTCTCTTTGCCATCCAATTCAATCAGCACAGCCCAGTCTGGATTATAGGTGCCCAGCGGGGTGTCGATTTTGAACCAACTCGGGAGTTTGGCGTACAGTTTAATGTCACCACTTCCTTCAAAAGCATTAGCAAATTCCAGCTCGATATCGGAATCGTACACCACATGGTCAAAGACCGATTTCTGACTTTCAACCATGTTCTTCTGAAGGTAGCCAAACAACTCGTTGTCACTGAACAGTTCCTGAGCGTAAAAATGGTCATCACCGATCTTGTGATACTTAATCCCGTCAACCACAAAGAGGCGCATCTGATGCTGGATAATTTTTGACACCTGCTCGATGAATTTCTGAGGGTTGTTCTTAAATGACTCCAGTCGCCCACTGTTGTTGAGGATTTTAACGATCGTTCGGCGCGTCAGGTTGGTTTCATTCTGTAGATAGGTGATCAGATCCGGGAGTTCAAAGGATTTTGAGTCATATACACTTGCGACACCGGGATCATCTTCGACATGAACGCCACCACGATCAATATCGACTTTTGATTTGCGATAAATAAACCTGGCTTTGCCTACCTGAAGATTGGCTTTGATCTCTTCCGCACATTTTGCGGCAAGTGCCTCCACGTCAAAATCCACTCTGAAGGTTGTCTTGTATTTTATCCTGTCCCAAAGCTCTTTGAACTCCGGACTTAAAAATACCGCTTTATTAAGTGACACCTTTTTCTTGTCGTCACGGTTTTTGATGTTGAGATTGCCGGAAACTTTTTTCAGTACTGCAGCAATTTGCGGGGCGTGCTCTTTGAATTCCTCTGGCAGTTCCAGCTCGCCGCTTTTCAAGGCTGTTTTCAAGGAGTCTTGAACTTTACCTTTGGTATCAATGTAACCAGTGGTTTTCAAGTGATCCCACAGCTTCTTGGAGGCTTCGACCCCCAGATATTCATTGTTGTAGTCGTCTATCGGAATAACAATGTTGGCAAACAGGTGCTCTTCAACCACACCGAATTTAATGCCTTCTTCCTGCTCAATCTCTTTCTGGAGCTGTTCGGCAAACTTCTCATAAGACTCGTTGGCCATGACCGTGAGGGTGTTGACCTCAAAACCATGAACCCGCTCACCATCCTGATTGACACATATACGAAGACCACGGCCAATTTCCTGCCGTTTCTTGATAACGGAATTGGTTTCGTTGAGCGTACAGATCTGGAAGACATTGGGATTGTCCCAGCCTTCTTTCAGGGCGGAGTGAGAGAAGATGAACTTCAAAGGGCATTCAAAGCTAAGCAACCATTCCTTTGCTTTCATGATTGTATGATAAGCACTTCCATCTGCAGCTGTAGAAGCTGGCTTATCATCTTTACCCAGTTTTGATTCTTTAAACCTTTGATTGCCTGAAGAATCCTTCTTGGGATCAATTGCAAAATACCCATCATGTACCCCATTGGCTGCAGTATCCAAATCGGCCCCTTCAAAGAGGGTGATGTATTTTGGTTTGCGGATTGCCCGGGCATACTCCTCTTCAAACATGAGGGCGAATTTGCCCTTTTGCGGATTGCCGTCCTCGTCGTACCAGCGGTAATTGGCCACCTTGTCGATGAAAAACAGGCTGAGAACCTTGATGCCCTGAGGACGCAGGCGCATCTCTTTATCCAGATGCTCCTCAATGGTCTTGCGGATCTGCAGGCGCTTGTATTCATCCGGGTCAACTTCACCAATAGCCTGACCCAGTTTCAGGATCTCCGGCTTGCTGGTGAAGCTGATGTATTCATTGCCTTTTTCGCAATAGATATCTTCGATGATGTAGCCATCGTAAATGTCACGGCCGCCACTGTATTTTGCATCCAGCAGATCTGCACCGCTTGAGACCACCACGGCTTTTCGTTTGATGTTGCCGTTCTTCATGCGGCAATCGATCTCGATTTTAGCGGTGATCGGGCTCTTTTTATTGTTTACGCTCAAGAGCTTTATATAGGCTTTGTTGTGGCCGTCTTTAACTTCAACTCCGGCAACTTCAATTTGTTTAACCAGCTTCTGCTCATAGGCATCAACGGAATCTAATTTGTAGAGCATGTGATGCTTGTCGATATGAGTAGCGGAGTAACGGAGGGTGCAGAGCGGATTTAGTGAGCGGATAGCCTCTTTACTCTTTGACGTGGTATCCACACTCTGGGGCTCATCCACGATGACAATGGGGTTGGTTTCCTGAATGTATTCAATGGGCTTGGCGCCGGTCATCCGGTCATGGGAACGGTGGATAATGTTGGCCTTGTTCTCCTTTTCCGGATCAGTGAAGCTTTTTCGGAAAGCATCGATATTGATTACCATGATCTGGATATCCGGACTGGTGGCAAAGTTCCTTACGTCGGAAAGCTTGCTGGAGTCATAAACGAACGCATCAAAAGTCACATTTTCATAGAGCTCTTTAAAGTGCTCGGCAGTAATCTCTAAAGACTTGGCAACACCTTCTTTGATGGCGATGGACGGCACCACAATGATGAATTTGGTGAAGCCGTAGAGCCGGTTCAGTTCAAAGATGGAGCGCAGATAGACATAGGTCTTTCCGGTTCCGGTCTCCATCTCCACGGTAAAATCCATGGAGTCCATTTTCTCGGAAGGGGCCAGCCCGTTCTGCAGCTGTATCTTGCGAATGTTTTTGTGGATGTCCTCGGGGAGCAACTTTAAGCGGTTTCCAATACCCAGATTGTTTTCCATGCCGGGAATGACCTGCTGGGTTGTGTACTGCAAAGGAGCCACAGTAAAATTGGTCTGGCAGATTTCCTGCCCTTCAAACACCCCGGCGACGGATTCTATGGCCTGCTTCTGGAAGTCCAGATTCGGATCAAATTGTATCTTCATCTTACAAGCTCCTTACATCAACAATGCCAGCCTGTTTGAGAATCTGAACCGCATTGGTTTTAACCACATCATCTTTGAACCCGGAGTCTTTGAATACCACACGCATGATTTCCGGATTGAGTTCATCCTTCAGCTTCGCAATGCCTTCGACCACCTCAAGCGAGATGGCATCCGATAGACAGATGATCAGCGCTCCCATACCGATATCGAACACCTTTTGACCGGCGATGTTGTGTTCCGTGATGGGCAGCGTCAGATCGAGGCCATACTTGAGCAGGATCTCGTAAAGGACATCTTCCTCACGGCGTTCGATTTTGATATTGGAAATAAAGTCTTCGAGGGTGCGCTCCGTCATATCAAAGTCCACTTCCCAAGGCTTGATATTAGTGGAGTCGAGTTTGAACACCTTGAAGCCAAGGTCACCATCATATTCAGGATTTTCTTCTTTGATCTTGGCAGCAGACCGGCGGATGCGTTCTTTGCTTATTTCCGCAATAGTTTTATAGCCAGCCTTAAAGGCTTCGGTGCCCTTATCACAAGCCTCTGGAAGTTGGACCATGATAAATTGTCTGACTCCAGCACCTTCAGCATTTAGTTGCATAACTGCATCTGCTGTAGTGGCAGAGCCCGCAAAAAAATCGAGAATCAATCCATTTTGACCATTGCCATATGATGACAGCAACACTTTCAGCAGACTCGTGGATTTAGGGTAGGAGAAGTAGCTCTTGCCAGAAAATAGTCGCTCGACTTCCATTCCCCCATCACTTTTTGTTGATAAAATAGACCTCAAGAGAAAGGTGTTGACCTCATCTAAATATGTGACTGAGCTGGGCTGCTGATCATCTTTTGCCGAAAACCAGATCTTTCCACACATGAAGCTGCCATCAGGAAGTTCAGTTACTTCAGTGTAATTGCCATCTACTCTTTTAGCTGCTTCGTTAAAAGTATCTTCTTTCCAGCGCCAGCCGCGATCAGGAATTTTAACTGGCTGTCCAGTTTTAGGGTGCTTTACTTCGTAGTCAGGACCAAATGTATTCGCATTTGGCCAGCTCATATTGATCTTCCCCCACAAACGATACTCATGGTCAAAAGAATTGTATAAAGTAATCCCTCTGTCGTATGCATTCTTCTTGTAAAGCTTCTTTATTTCTTCTTCGGCCTCCAGGATCGGGGTTCCATTTTTTTTAAGCTTTTCAACTAACTCATAAATATCATCCAAGCCATCTTTGCGCATGGTGAATTCGGGTTTGAGCGATGTATCTTTGGCATAAAGCAAAACATATTCATGGATATTACCCACACCCTTATCATTCTTTGGTATTCGTTTGTTCCATGTTATGTTTTCAACAAAATTCTCTTCGCCAAAAATCTCGTCGCACATTTTTTTAAGATTCGTGATTTCCTCATCTGCGCTAATGAAAATTACCCCATCATCCTTCAGCAGGTTCCGGGCGAGCTTCAGACGTGGATACATCATATTCAGCCAGTCGGTATGATAGCGCCCACTGGTTTCGGGATTGTTGGAGAGGTTACGGCCTTCACCATCCACCTGACCGGTGATCTCTTTATAGTTTTTGATGTTGTCCTTGAAGTTATCCTTGTACACAAAATCTTTGCCAGTGTTATACGGTGGATCGATATAGATCATCTTCACTTTTTTGTGATAGCTCTTCTGCAGGAGCTTGAGCACCTCAAGGTTGTCGCCTTCAATGAAAATGTTCTGGGTAGAATCCCAATCCACCGACTCTTCCTTGCACGGGCGCAGGGTGCCGGTGCTGGGTGTCTGGGCGATCATCCGGGCTTTGCTCTTGCCGTTCCATGTAAAGCTGTAGCGTTCATCGCGGTCGTCTACAAATGTGCCGAGCACTTCCTTCAGCGCCTCAAAGTCGACCTTGCCCTCCGTGAAGGCTTCCGGAAACAGCTCCTTCAGCTTACCAACATTTTCGGCTACGATGTCCATTGTTTTACCATCCATTTTTTCCATGATTAAACCTCTCTTATTACAGGCTCGCAGCCAGTTGCTTGAGCTCTTGTTCAAATTTCTTGATTTGTGTATTTAGCTCAACCTGCCGGTTAAAAGCCGCTTTCTTCAGCTGCCCGCGCAGATCCGATATTCTTGATTCAATTTCCCGGCACCTTGTCAACCGTTCCAGCCGGTCGACCGCTTTGCCAATGGTAAAGGTTCCGGACAACACCGAGCATTCGTATCCCGTGAAGCGATCCGTCCAGGCGCTGTATAAAGAGCCGTAGGTTTGAAGCGGCATACTGCCCCATGCAAGTGATGCGACAAAGGCAGATTCTTGATCGTTCAATGTCTCACTGTTTATCCAGCCGGTGGTATAGAAACGCTCGGCAACAAAAGCTCCATGTTCTGCCTGACTAAACCGCTTGGGAGCGATGCTCAGGGCTATATCTCCGCTTTCGGTATAGAAGCCCAGCATCAATGGATACGGGATGACCCGGTGGATAATTTCTGCGATTCGTTTGTGGCCTTTCTGAGAATTCATTTCGACCTGCAAAACCGCCACCTCAAGGTATTCCCGCTCATTGTCTCTGTAAGGAAGAACCGGGCAGGTTGAGGGCTTCAGGGTGTATTCCCAATACACGTTCTTCACGTTTTCCCGAAACAGCTTTTTATCGCTGGCGACAAGTTCACCACTTTCAAGGAACTGCTTTTTAGGAACCCGTTTGCCCAGGAGAGCCGCCTCCGGAAAGGAGATGGCATTCCAGATAGTTTCAATGGCCTTATTCATCGTCCGCCTCCTCACCCAGCAGGATCAGGTAGCTGACCACTTCAAAGTCATCCATGCCTTTAAAGCTGTTTTTATTGATGACGGTGCCGCCGGGAGAGAAGAGACTCTCCACACCGCGCTCTTCAGCGGCACCGGTCAGAGCCTGCACTGCTTTGGACAGCAGGTTGCGATACTGCGACATATCGGAGCCATTGCGTGTCTGGCCGGAAAAACGGGTTGTGGCTGCACCATCAACGGACTTTCCATGGATGCTCATCTTCTTCAGCAGATCCAGAATCTTTTTGGTCTGGGTGAACTGTAAAAG encodes:
- a CDS encoding AAA family ATPase produces the protein MIRSEYLRFLKTLTGEGVSAEVRKIANLVLNHLDTLIPLSTSQGQRIKKVASLAKANWGTINADIQSTPQQTTTQTCPFMQLKSISVGPFRGFAKQEDFDLASQLVLIYGPNGTGKSSFCEALEFGLLGNVAEAENKRFRNQHDYLKNAHTSSFKPPALVGLDSHGKDIAISANEALYRFCFIEKNRIDSFSRIAAQAPAKQTELISTLFGLDAFTEFVRNFTDTMDARYIDLEGVKAKELAKKREVLAGYQQQLKATIPEEIQNIEKEEKELAREYREDCAFSDMVAELNGTEDKAGLTKQLEEELQKQLPQKNNVTAANLEELTQSIETNVNELEAKQDELSKASQEVSFKQLYEAVARVQESSTDQCPACQTPLTQVKRNPFVHAETELKKLEHLGQLQEAVKTLLDDIATLLNKLSALINICCSRNQENNPLIAVQIVNEKAATINWWKSLLQNFDEGITPHKHLEKQVKQLEDDDKEIDKTEKERVEKQAELNRLRGFAEKIVKLETRRDTANGTKKNAEEAIDKFDTENAQLIADAEAEKALVAQNLVIATAYAAFVQELDAYKNGLPAQLVSDLGEQVVELYNAFNRNDTEHEKLANIRLPLSKNQRLEISFKRDSEKYFDALHILSEGHIRCIGLAILTAKNLKENSPLLIFDDPVNAIDDEHRQAIRETLFVDDYFTGKQLIIAIHGEEFFNRTHQIIGKESAMKAHSYLFLAKQDSHIRVNSLSRPKNYVLAARKLYDSSEYRDSLMSARRALENLTQVAWYHYGKYCDKLDKPISVARRSPNQPWDLRYLADNLKAKFRKSKADIPNKDKVISSLSTVLGTDAKQPPWTYLNKGTHDETDLPEFEQTIVNLIVTALEELDDALKKEVQ
- a CDS encoding DEAD/DEAH box helicase family protein; the encoded protein is MKIQFDPNLDFQKQAIESVAGVFEGQEICQTNFTVAPLQYTTQQVIPGMENNLGIGNRLKLLPEDIHKNIRKIQLQNGLAPSEKMDSMDFTVEMETGTGKTYVYLRSIFELNRLYGFTKFIIVVPSIAIKEGVAKSLEITAEHFKELYENVTFDAFVYDSSKLSDVRNFATSPDIQIMVINIDAFRKSFTDPEKENKANIIHRSHDRMTGAKPIEYIQETNPIVIVDEPQSVDTTSKSKEAIRSLNPLCTLRYSATHIDKHHMLYKLDSVDAYEQKLVKQIEVAGVEVKDGHNKAYIKLLSVNNKKSPITAKIEIDCRMKNGNIKRKAVVVSSGADLLDAKYSGGRDIYDGYIIEDIYCEKGNEYISFTSKPEILKLGQAIGEVDPDEYKRLQIRKTIEEHLDKEMRLRPQGIKVLSLFFIDKVANYRWYDEDGNPQKGKFALMFEEEYARAIRKPKYITLFEGADLDTAANGVHDGYFAIDPKKDSSGNQRFKESKLGKDDKPASTAADGSAYHTIMKAKEWLLSFECPLKFIFSHSALKEGWDNPNVFQICTLNETNSVIKKRQEIGRGLRICVNQDGERVHGFEVNTLTVMANESYEKFAEQLQKEIEQEEGIKFGVVEEHLFANIVIPIDDYNNEYLGVEASKKLWDHLKTTGYIDTKGKVQDSLKTALKSGELELPEEFKEHAPQIAAVLKKVSGNLNIKNRDDKKKVSLNKAVFLSPEFKELWDRIKYKTTFRVDFDVEALAAKCAEEIKANLQVGKARFIYRKSKVDIDRGGVHVEDDPGVASVYDSKSFELPDLITYLQNETNLTRRTIVKILNNSGRLESFKNNPQKFIEQVSKIIQHQMRLFVVDGIKYHKIGDDHFYAQELFSDNELFGYLQKNMVESQKSVFDHVVYDSDIELEFANAFEGSGDIKLYAKLPSWFKIDTPLGTYNPDWAVLIELDGKEKLYFVVETKSTLFTDALRPTEKAKIACGKEHFKALGKEVEFTVTNAFEDFSGKYV
- a CDS encoding site-specific DNA-methyltransferase — encoded protein: MEKMDGKTMDIVAENVGKLKELFPEAFTEGKVDFEALKEVLGTFVDDRDERYSFTWNGKSKARMIAQTPSTGTLRPCKEESVDWDSTQNIFIEGDNLEVLKLLQKSYHKKVKMIYIDPPYNTGKDFVYKDNFKDNIKNYKEITGQVDGEGRNLSNNPETSGRYHTDWLNMMYPRLKLARNLLKDDGVIFISADEEITNLKKMCDEIFGEENFVENITWNKRIPKNDKGVGNIHEYVLLYAKDTSLKPEFTMRKDGLDDIYELVEKLKKNGTPILEAEEEIKKLYKKNAYDRGITLYNSFDHEYRLWGKINMSWPNANTFGPDYEVKHPKTGQPVKIPDRGWRWKEDTFNEAAKRVDGNYTEVTELPDGSFMCGKIWFSAKDDQQPSSVTYLDEVNTFLLRSILSTKSDGGMEVERLFSGKSYFSYPKSTSLLKVLLSSYGNGQNGLILDFFAGSATTADAVMQLNAEGAGVRQFIMVQLPEACDKGTEAFKAGYKTIAEISKERIRRSAAKIKEENPEYDGDLGFKVFKLDSTNIKPWEVDFDMTERTLEDFISNIKIERREEDVLYEILLKYGLDLTLPITEHNIAGQKVFDIGMGALIICLSDAISLEVVEGIAKLKDELNPEIMRVVFKDSGFKDDVVKTNAVQILKQAGIVDVRSL
- a CDS encoding DUF4391 domain-containing protein, coding for MNKAIETIWNAISFPEAALLGKRVPKKQFLESGELVASDKKLFRENVKNVYWEYTLKPSTCPVLPYRDNEREYLEVAVLQVEMNSQKGHKRIAEIIHRVIPYPLMLGFYTESGDIALSIAPKRFSQAEHGAFVAERFYTTGWINSETLNDQESAFVASLAWGSMPLQTYGSLYSAWTDRFTGYECSVLSGTFTIGKAVDRLERLTRCREIESRISDLRGQLKKAAFNRQVELNTQIKKFEQELKQLAASL